Sequence from the Streptomyces sp. NBC_00440 genome:
GGTTCGACCCGGCCGGTGCCGAGCACCGAGTAGTCGGCGTTGTACTGGTTGGCCGGATTCATCTGGCGGTAGCCGCGGGACCAGCCCTCTTCGTAGGTGTCCTTGAAGAGCATGAACTCCAGCTCGGTGCCGGCGTACGCGCTCCAGCCCCGCTCGGCGAGCCGGTCCAGCTGGCGGCGCAGGATCTGCCGGGGGGAGGCGACGACCGGCGAGCGGTCGTGCCAGGCCAGGTCGGCGGTGATGAGTGCGGTGCCGGGGTTCCAGGGGGTGCGGCGCAGGGTCGCGGCGTCGCCGTGCATGGCGAAATCTCCGTAACCGCGCTCCCAGGAGGACATTTCGTAGCCCCCGACGGTATTCAGGTCCACATCCACGGCGAGGAGGTAGTTGCAGCCCTCCGTGCCGTGTTCGAGGACGGTGTCGAGGAAGTAGCGGGCGGCGAACCGCTTGCCCTGGAGCCTGCCTTGCATATCCGTGAAGGCGAGGACGACAGTGTCGATCTCTCCGGCGTCAACGAGGACTCCGAGTTCCTCGGTCGAGAGTGGGGGCGTGCGGTCAGCCACGGTTCTGCCTCCTGTCACTGCATCCGGAGGTCATAAGGTATGCGGGTGAACCATTGATTGGGAAGGTGTTGGTGATGGACGGTGCGTTGGACCGGCTTGCGCCCGTGCTGCGGCCGGTGCGCGCGGGCAACGGTTTCGAGGAGGCACTGGAGCAGATACTCCAGATAGTCCGGCTCGGTCTGGTCCCGCAGGGTGAACGGCTGCCTTCCGAAAGGGAGTTGGCCGAGCGGCTGCAGATCAGCCGGGTGACCCTGCGCGAGGTGCTGAAGGTACTCCAGGACCAGGGCCTGGTGGAGGCGAGGCGCGGGCGCTACGGCGGCACCTTCGTACGGGTGCGTACGGAAAATCCCGGCGAGGCCGAACTGCGGCGCCGGATCGGGAAGACCGATGTCGAGGACGCCCTGCGCTTCCGGGAGGTGCTGGAGGTCGGCGCGGCCGGACTGTGCGCGACGCACG
This genomic interval carries:
- a CDS encoding FadR/GntR family transcriptional regulator yields the protein MDGALDRLAPVLRPVRAGNGFEEALEQILQIVRLGLVPQGERLPSERELAERLQISRVTLREVLKVLQDQGLVEARRGRYGGTFVRVRTENPGEAELRRRIGKTDVEDALRFREVLEVGAAGLCATHGLTGMESDRLRSALAATHDAPLADYRRRDTMLHLTLAELSGSASLAAQYAAVRAGVNDLLDCIPLLVRNLEHSQAQHSALVEAVLEGDADGAREVMREHCCGTAALLRGFLTTPAP